Proteins from a genomic interval of Lolium perenne isolate Kyuss_39 chromosome 1, Kyuss_2.0, whole genome shotgun sequence:
- the LOC127323380 gene encoding uncharacterized protein gives MEEANKKKFSRNYVQWTPEMDRALLDTLIEHHEKGDRAQNGWKSHVYRNAIKNVREKCGVDVTKEKIVSRCKTFDKHYEIVSKILAQSGFGWDWERNVLLLDSDEVWDRYVEANEKAAIYKNKVIHNWNEICTIYSKDHANGHGARTGAETANNTETEVVAPDRETNNISPDLPGPTPKRPRTGEAILCMLGNMTTSFSEAIKSTEPLPMPEVTPPSTILAALEDIPDFSKTDKLRAYGKLVRTERLFHALMELPLEYRKEWLQMLD, from the exons ATGGAGGAAGCTAACAAAAAGAAGTTTAGCAGGAATTACGTGCAATGGACTCCGGAGATGGACCGTGCTTTGTTGGACACGCTTATTGAGCATCACGAGAAGGGTGATCGTGCCCAAAATGGATGGAAGTCACATGTGTACCGTAATGCTATCAAGAATGTTCGCGAGAAGTGTGGGGTGGATGTGACAAAGGAGAAAATCGTATCAAGGTGCAAAACTTTTGACAAGCACTATGAGATTGTTAGTAAAATTCTTGCTCAGAGTGGGTTTGGATGGGATTGGGAAAGGAATGTCTTATTGCTTGATAGTGATGAAGTGTGGGACAGATATGTGGAG GCTAACGAAAAAGCAGCTATATATAAAAACAAGGTCATCCACAATTGGAATGAGATATGTACCATTTACTCAAAGGACCATGCCAACGGTCATGGTGCTAGGACAGGTGCTGAGACCGCAAATAACACTGAGACTGAGGTGGTAGCACCAGATCGAGAAACCAATAATATCTCCCCTGATTTACCTGGTCCAACACCAAAGAGGCCACGTACAGGTGAAGCAATTTTGTGCATGCTAGGAAATATGACGACGTCTTTCAGTGAAGCAATCAAGTCTACCGAGCCATTACCAATGCCCGAGGTTACTCCTCCTTCTACGATACTTGCTGCATTAGAAGACATACCTGACTTCTCTAAAACGGACAAGCTGAGAGCTTATGGGAAGCTAGTCCGTACTGAGCGATTATTCCATGCACTTATGGAGCTTCCCCTGGAGTATAGGAAGGAATGGTTGCAGATGCTGGACTGA